A genomic region of Klebsiella sp. RIT-PI-d contains the following coding sequences:
- a CDS encoding DsrE/DsrF/TusD sulfur relay family protein yields MQRIVIIANGAAYGSESLFNSLRLAIALREQQSDLDLRVFLMSDAVTAGLRGQKPAEGYNIQQMLEILTAQNVPVKLCKTCTDGRGITSLPLVDGAQIGTLVELASWTLEADKVLTF; encoded by the coding sequence ATGCAACGTATTGTCATTATTGCCAATGGTGCGGCTTACGGTAGCGAGTCGCTGTTTAACAGCCTGCGTCTGGCCATTGCCCTGCGCGAGCAGCAGTCGGATCTCGATTTGCGCGTGTTTCTGATGTCAGATGCGGTAACGGCGGGCTTACGCGGTCAGAAACCGGCCGAAGGCTACAATATCCAGCAGATGCTGGAGATCCTGACCGCCCAGAACGTTCCGGTAAAGCTGTGCAAAACCTGTACTGACGGGCGTGGGATCACCAGTCTGCCGCTGGTTGACGGCGCACAAATCGGCACGCTGGTCGAGCTTGCCAGCTGGACGCTTGAGGCTGACAAGGTATTAACATTTTAA